A window of the Dermatophagoides farinae isolate YC_2012a chromosome 2, ASM2471394v1, whole genome shotgun sequence genome harbors these coding sequences:
- the fidipidine gene encoding coiled-coil domain-containing protein 93, whose product MHQASKPQIVPRTSLLKKKNSTENSLEPKNSDKIMTKPALPVKPMIATKPSSSIQPIQNDSAISSLQNQSTDSSMTNLSNHHHHHHNHTDNLPDKTKISMKKVEEIAQTSSLSSTINKSPWKKSNRIKFRLTSTDLNRLRLRKDFDDKNIDSKGNNLIYDIREDEEQIKKMNEICELLVAGGYFRARIKGLHNFDKIIGGMCWAIQMCNIDLDVDIFYQENLSIGQKISLTEKIVGVLQKMKCPFKLEPHQIQGMDCIHIYPAIQWLVKKSLETRQQMADYVRLYSCWQFDRTFTHNNNDDQQKCPSLAVIINDHNELIDPIKSNIQRRFLHPNRNKLKDELIRVKTTLLEYGVICSGTGLDERIVSHSDLTNDVIESTNDGIITTKQQQQQPESDCKNLLESMTKTDDSRMGNTQKVSTSIVVKIVGEQSDEIKRLAEDYERKKTLMSAEDAEFLKEESKLKMEILAKRKELNQLLQNKNEEKLMSIKEKLKILDKKSEELQELEKTEQNDETIKSEKIHLTELLNVLRKQKSELKQHCREEKQRLERQIESIESRQVTTDQLNDKLKEIDQELHVYDERHSNVKKDLSLINKKYSIIQRKFDDVPNRTELAQYQKRFLELYNQLSTKHNETKKFYTLYNTLSDERMYLEKEFNLINSILENFQKASISNLMVKHEFLVKFQQTVDSIIDNKLKVVQRLQNEKEKRNQLNVQYQRLIEEQRLYYIAVKAFKEECKINEQLIVKLDKINKK is encoded by the exons atgcatcaAGCTTCAAAACCACAGATTGTTCCACGAACATCtttgttgaagaaaaaaaattctactgAAAATTCTTTGGAACCAAAAAATAGTGATAAAATAATGACCAAACCAGCTTTACCGGTAAAACCAATGATCGCTACaaagccatcatcatcgattcaaccaattcaaaatgattcgGCAATTTCTTCActtcaaaatcaatcgacaGATAGTTCAATGACAAATCtgtccaatcatcatcatcatcatcataatcatacaGATAACTTACcagataaaacaaaaatatcgatgaaaaaaGTCGAAGAAATTGCCCAAACATCATCACTGTCATCGACGATAAATAAATCACCatggaaaaaatcgaatcgtaTAAAATTTCGTCTGACTAGTACCGATTTAAATCGATTAAGATTACGaaaagattttgatgataaaaatattgattccaAAGGAAACAATCTAATCTATGATATTCGTGAAGATGAAGAACAAATTAaaaagatgaatgaaatatgtGAACTTTTAGTGGCCGGTGGTTATTTTCGTGCCCGTATTAAAGGATTACATAATTTCGATAAG ATTATCGGTGGAATGTGTTGGGCAATTCAAATGTGCAATATCGATTTAGATGTAGATATATTTTATCAGGAAAATCTTTCCATTGGCCAGAAAAT TTCGTTGACTGAAAAAATTGTCGGTGTACTTCAAAAGATGAAGTGTCCATTTAAGTTGGAACCACATCAAATACAAGGAATGGATTGTATCCATATTTATCCAG CTATTCAATGGCTTGTAAAGAAATCACTTGAAACACGTCAACAAATGGCTGATTATGTTCGTTTATATTCTTGCTGGCAATTTGATCGTACATTTACtcataacaacaatgatgatcaacaaaaatgtccATCATTAGCTGtgataatcaatgatcataatgaattgattgatccaaTCAAATCTAATATACAAAGACGTTTTTTACATCCCAATCGAAATAAGCTAAAAGATGAATTGATTCGTGtaaaaacaacattattgGAATACGGTGTCATATGTAGTGGTACCGGTTTGGATGAACGAATTGTTTCACATTCAGATCTGACCAATGATGTAATTGAATCCACTAATGATGGCATAATAAccaccaaacaacaacaacaacaacctgaATCTGATTGTAAAAATCTTTTGGAATCAATGACCAAAACTGATGATAGTAGAATGGGAAATACACAAAAAGTTTCCACATCGATTGTTGTCAAAATTGTTGGTGAACAATCGGATGAGATTAAACGCTTGGCAGAAGAttatgaaagaaagaaaacattAATGAGTGCCGAGGATGCTGAATTTCTAAAAGAAGAATCGAAATTAAAAATGGAGATTTTGGCCAAAAGAAAAGAgctcaatcaattattgcagaataaaaatgaagaaaaattaatgtcTATAAAG GAAAAACTAAAAATACTCGATAAGAAAAGTGAAGAATTACAAGAATTAGAAAAGactgaacaaaatgatgaaacaataaaatcggaaaaaattcatttgactgaattgttgaatgtattacgaaaacaaaaatctgaaTTAAAACAACACTGTCGTGAAGAGAAACAACGTTTAGAAAgacaaattgaatcaattgaatctCGTCAAGTTACCActgatcaattgaatgataaactaaaagaaattgatcaaGAATTACATGTTTACGATGAACGTCATTCGAATGTTAAAAAAGatttatcattaatcaataaaaaatattctataatacaaagaaaatttgatgacGTTCCTAATCGAACTGAATTGGCACAATATCAAAAACGTTTTCTGGAACTTTATAATCAAT TATCAACAAAacataatgaaacaaaaaaattttacaccCTCTACAATACACTATCGGATGAACGAATGTATctggaaaaagaatttaatcTAATCAATTCcatattggaaaattttcaaaa agcATCGATATCAAATTTAATGGTAAAACATGAATTTTTGGtcaaatttcaacaaacagtcgattcaattattgataataaattaaaagtAGTACAACGGTtacagaatgaaaaagaaaaacgtaATCAACTTAATGTCCAATATCAGCGATTAATTGAAGAACAAAGGCTTTATTATATTGCTGTTAAAGCTTTCAAAGAG gaATGTAAAATAAACGAACAATTAATTGTAAAATTGGACAAgattaacaaaaaatga
- the LOC124498640 gene encoding phospholipid-transporting ATPase ABCA3 yields the protein MSNHQRSALNDACLDIWLLLRKNFKIQLRHRLATFLELIVPCILVLLVAIIRTKVAVTEYPQPKIYDEFDLLEIPKILELNSNFMIYYTPKTNQNDEIMKNLVNDLKKQCSDSVFNLKMPCSPEIKGFNDSSEMIDHYLVEKDFVLCGIEFDQLTKSNIEFTLRFSNIPRTIKQNRMEINDWKTQMVMKNVMPSGPREKNQTNGGMPGYEDEGFLFIQHLLSMAIAKTLFANDTEAINDLLEIELKGQRFPYPKYIDDLFLFSLNFLFPTIFMFSFYFSAINLTKTIVNEKEKRMKESMKMMGLKEKYHFIAHFIKATIIMIPAIILIIVFLKIRFATNSPPILITDSTILFVYFFLYQTCNICFSFMLSTFFSKANIAGIVTGIVSFLTYLPYYPMIQQYNNYTLLAKIINCFMPNTDMSLGVFIMLIRETRGIPITWDNIADPAIPNDSLTFLVILIMFVVNSFIYLVITWYMTLAFPGEYGVPLPWYFPFTKNYWFPSKNHNDGGDDENDDDDVVIVRSKSIENGNIDTDTIEAYPRNLKVGISIRNLCKTYDNGKTYSVRNLSFNVFENQITALLGHNGAGKTTTISLLCGLFPPTNGTAIVNGYDVRTDMNRIRSSLGICPQSNLLFDEMTTEEHLDFYCRLKHTDLTDKEIRHEVKTMVKKLDLKDKFKVQACNLSGGMKRKLSVGIALIGGSKIVILDEPTSGMDVSARRFIWDLLLQEKLGRVIIISTHFMEEADILGDRIAIMDSGSLRCYGSSLFLKRHFGAGYHLRMEKKTANIDTDSITKIVYDHVKDAKIESSVGIEITYSLPSEQISNFGPLLRCIETDLVDQIVNYGISITTMEEVFLKVGSHNQQKAESLTFNKNGENSFSVNVDKYSDNNKYVTRVKNSGSKLIAQQFRALLIKRILYSYRNPVLTITQFILPILILISTLLMMRTIPQLAAFRKLTMSLNQFHNPLVKYFVHNDNLSLSLAKDYEDVLKHEIRSDRIIAIPNVNESIVANEIVSVNNFVYNYEYVTSALFQYANDSRFELKVVAMFNDQPYHTPSISLKYVDQALIRHLFGRKNLQLSVSNYPMPLTIAEKFNKIKTPISVQGDFQVIQSIIMGLSFFLSSFAILIVEERVVKAKHLQKISGLRMAFYWLSFLVLDYILYLLSILTIIITLQAFKVENLHEDEQSLYIFIGYSLCGFALLPFVYSASFFFTIPATAYARLSLVLILSGITSMIADQLTAIKEFDLLNVNHILKPLFHLLIPLFDISKITGNLQTNYRNNKICHLEYNGMSIQDLCKYFKLPHIDDRLEAIRPCCKDYCHEVCLNFEENYLSLNEPGIGLSLIYVIGSAIIYWLILFTIEVNTIESLKNFIKLMSRKFSNNNKSLRTTNSGLDEDVQAEKSFVDKIVSTGEYPKYSLVINNLKKQYGKFAAVNNISYCVSKGECFGLLGVNGAGKTTTFKMITGDETITSGDIFINSFNVKKEPYKTLGRIGYCPQFDALLDDLTGQETLRFYSRLRGINECDIAEQITELSRLLYFEMHLNKLTKTYSGGNKRKLSTAIALLGNPAVSFLDEPTSGVDPVARRCLWEAIGRKLKQNISIVLTSHSMEECEALCNRLIIMVNGQIKCIGSPLHLKNKYGNSYNLTLKVMQDKLYVSSLRRQSLNELEKKIEKIKSFISQTFPTSQLKAIHNNQIEYVIQNQDDYVIRCSEIFVVIEKNKETLKLEDYSVSQTNLEQIFLSFAREQRERLEDGEKLMETTEEETSF from the exons atgtccaatCATCAACGATCGGCATTAAATGATGCCTGTCTTGATATATGGCTattattgagaaaaaatttcaagattCAATTACGACATCGACTGGCAACATTTTTAGAATTAATCGTACCTTGTATTCTAGTCCTATTGGTGGCCATTATTCGTACAAAAGTTGCTGTCACCGAATATCCGCAACCAAAAAtctatgatgaatttgatttattagaAATACCAAAAATATTGGAATTAAATTCCAACTTTATGATCTACTATACACCGAAAACGAACCAAAATGATGAGATTATGAAAAATCTAGtcaatgatttaaaaaaacaatgttccGATTCAGTGTTCAATCTTAAGATGCCGTGTTCACCAGAGATCAAaggattcaatgattcatccgaaatgattgatcattatttagTGGAAAAAGATTTTGTTCTATGTGGTATTGAATTCGATCAATTaaccaaatcaaatattgaatttacaTTACGTTTCAGTAATATACCTCGAACTATTAAACAAAATCGAATGGAAATTAATGATTGGAAAACACAAAtggtaatgaaaaatgttatGCCTAGTGGtccaagagaaaaaaatcaaacaaatggtGGTATGCCTGGCTATGAAGATGAAGgttttctatttattcaacatttgCTATCAATGGCCATTGCTAAAACTTTATTCGCTAATGATACCGAAGCCATAAATGATTTACTTGAAATCGAATTAAAAGGACAACGATTTCCATATccaaaatatattgatgatttattcttatttagtttgaattttctttttccaacaATCTTTATGTTTAGTTTCTATTTTTCTGCCATTAATTTAACAAAAACgattgtaaatgaaaaagaaaaacgtatgaaagaatcaatgaaaatgatgggcctgaaagaaaaatatcattttaTTGCACATTTTATTAAAGCCACCATAATCATGATACCggcaatcattttgattattgtatttttgaaaattcgtTTCGCCACCAATAGTCCACCGATATTGATCACGGATTCAACcatattgtttgtttatttttttctctatcaaACTTGTAACAtctgtttttcttttatgttgagcacatttttttcaaag GCTAATATTGCTGGAATTGTCACCGGAATCGTTTCGTTTCTAACGTATTTACCATATTATCCGATGATACAACAATACAA TAACTATACATTATTggcaaaaattatcaattgttttaTGCCTAATACAGACATGTCTTTAGGTGTTTTCATTATGTTGATACGTGAAACACGTGGCATTCCAATCACATGGGATAATATAGCCGATCCGGCAATACCGAATGATTCGTTAACATTTTTAGTTATATTGATTATGTTCGTggtcaattcattcatatatttagTGATCACTTGGTATATGACATTAGCATTTCCTGGTGAATATGGTGTACCATTACCATGGTATTTTCCatttacaaaaaattattggttTCCATCcaaaaatcataatgatggtggtgatgacgaaaatgatgatgatgatgttgttattgttcgTAGTAAAAGCATTGAAAATGGTAATATTGATACCGATACAATCGAAGCATATCCAAGAAATCTTAAAGTTGGCATTAGTATTCGTAATCTTTGCAAAACATATGATAATGGCAAAACGTATTCGGTTAGAAATTTAAGTTTTAATGTTttcgaaaatcaaattacagCATTATTGGGACATAATGGAGCAG gaaaaacaacaaccatatcGCTGCTTTGTGGTCTATTTCCACCGACTAATGGTACAGCAATCGTAAATGGTTATGATGTTCGAACCGATATGAATCGAATACGTTCCAGTCTTGGTATTTGTCCACAATCGAATCTATTATTCGATGAAATGACAACGGAAGaacatttggatttttattgCCGTTTAAAACATACTGATCTAACGGATAAAGAAATTCGACATGAAGTTAAAACgatggtaaaaaaattggatttaaAAGATAAATTTAAAGTTCAAGCATGTAATCTATCTGGtggaatgaaaagaaaattatcg GTTGGAATTGCATTGATTGGTGGATCGAAAATTGTTATTCTTGATGAACCAACATCCGGTATGGATGTATCGGCTCGGCGTTTTATTTGGGATCTATTGTTACAGGAAAAATTGGGTAGagttatcattatttccaCACATTTTATGGAAGAAGCTGAT ATTCTTGGTGATCGAATTGCCATCATGGATTCTGGTAGTTTACGTTGTTATGGATCTTCATTATTTCTGAAACGACATTTTGGTGCTGGTTATCATTTAcgaatggagaaaaaaaccgCTAATATTGATACGGATTCGATTACAAAAATTGTCTATGATCATGTGAAAGATGCAAAGATTGAAAGTTCTGTTGGCATTGAAATAACATATTCATTACCAAGTGAAcagatttcaaattttggGCCATTATTACGATGTATTGAAACCGATCTTGTTGATCAGATTGTCAATTATGGAATTTCAATCACAACCATGGAAGAAGTTTTTCTAAA AGTTGGAAGCCATAATCAACAGAAAGCTGAATCATTaacattcaataaaaatggtgaaaattcTTTCTCTGTTAATGTTGACAAATAtagcgacaacaacaaatatgtAACAAGAGTAAAAAATTCCGGATCAAAACTGATTGCACAACAATTCCGTGCATTATTAATCAAACGAATACTTTATTCATATCGAAATCCAGTATTGACGATAACACAATTTATTCTACCGATTTTAATTCTAATCTCaacattattaatgatgCGAACAATACCGCAATTGGCTGCATTTAGAAAATTAACAATGAGTCTGAATCAATTCCACAATCCATTGGTGAAATATTTTgtccataatgataatctttCACTTTCGTTGGCCAAAGATTATGAAGATGTATTGAAACATGAAATCCGTAGTGATAGAATTATTG ccATTCctaatgtgaatgaatcgattgttgcgaatgaaattgtatcggtcaataattttgtttataattaTGAATATGTTACATCGGCATTATTTCAATATGCAAATGATTCTAGATTTGAATTAAAAGTGGTTGCCATGTTCAACGATCAACCATACCATACACCATCGATATCATTGAAATATGTTGATCAAGCTCTCATACGACATTTGTTTGGCAGAAAAAATCTACAATTATCCGTATCAAATTATCCGATGCCATTGACTATTgcagaaaaattcaataaaattaaaacacCAATATCCGTACAAGGAGATTTTCAAGTtatacaatcaatcattatggGCTTATCATTTTTCCTGAGCAGTTTCGCCATATTAATCGTCGAGGAAAGAGTTGTCAAAGCTAAACATTTACAAAAAATATCCGGTCTTCGTATGGCATTCTATTGGCTatcatttttggttttagATTACATACTTTATCTATTGTCGATATTGACGATAATCATTACACTTCAGGCATTCAAAGTGGAAAATCTTCATGAAGATGAACAAAGCCTTTACATATTTATTGGCTACAGTCTATGTGGATTTGCATTACTTCCATTTGTTTATTCagcatcatttttcttcactaTTCCGGCCACAGCTTATGCGAGATTAAGTCTAGTACTTATATTAAGTGGCATAACATCAATGATTGCCGATCAATTAACAGCaatcaaagaatttgatttattgaatgtTAATCATATATTGAAACCATTGTTTCATCTATTGATACCGTTATTTGATATAAGCAAAATTACCGGTAATCTTCAGACGAATTATCGAAATAATAAGATTTGCCATTTAGAATATAATGGAATGTCTATTCAAGATTTATGTAAATATTTCAAACTACCACACATAGATGATCGACTTGAAGCAATTCGACCATGTTGTAAAG ATTATTGCCATGaagtttgtttgaattttgaagaaaattatcTCTCATTAAATGAACCAGGAATTGGATTGAGCCTAATATATGTGATTGGTAGTGCTATAATCTATTGGCTTATATTGTTCACTATTGAAGTGAATACGAtagaatcattgaaaaattttattaaattaatgagtagaaaattttcaaacaacaacaaatcattgCGAACAACAAATTCTGGATTAGATGAAGATGTACAAGctgaaaaatcatttgtcGATAAAATTGTTTCTACTGGCGAATATCCTAAATATTCATTGGTCATCAATAATCTCAAAAAACAATATGGAAAATTTGCCGCCGTTAATAATATCTCCTATTGTGTAAGTAAAGGTGAATGTTTTGGTTTATTGGGTGTAAATGGTGctggaaaaacaacaacattcaaaatgataactGGTGATGAAACAATTACATCTGGtgatattttcattaatagTTTCAATGTGAAAAAAGAACCATATAAAACATTAGGAAGAATTGGATATTGTCCACAATTTGATGCATTATTAGATGATTTAACCGGCCAAGAAACACTTCGATTCTATTCACGGTTAAGaggaatcaatgaatgtgatATTGCCGAACAAATCACCGAATTAAGTCGGTTATTATATTTCGAAATGcatttaaataaattgacTAAAACATATAGTGGTGGtaataaacgaaaattgaGTACAGCAATT GCTTTATTGGGAAATCCAGCcgtttcatttttggatGAACCAACATCTGGTGTTGATCCAGTTGCACGAAGATGTCTTTGGGAAGCAATTGGCCGAAAActtaaacaaaacatttcTATCGTATTAACATCACATTCAATGGAAGAATGTGAAGCCTTATgtaatcgattgataatcatGGTGAATGGCCAAATTAAATGTATTGGTAGTCCattacatttgaaaaataaatatggtAATAGCTATAATCTTACATTGAAAGTAATGCAAGATAAACTTTATGTATCAAGTTTACGTCgtcaatcattgaatgaattggagaaaaaaattgaaaaaatcaaatcatttataTCGCAAACATTTCCAACAAGCCAATTGAAAGCTatacataataatcaaatagaaTATGTAATCCAGAATCAAGATGATTATGTGATACGTTGTAGTGAAATATTCGTTGTGATTGAAAAGAACAAAGAAACACTTAAATTAGAAGATTATTCTGTAAGTCAAACAAATcttgaacaaattttcttATCATTTGCACGTGAACAACGTGAACGTCTTGAAGATGGTGAAAAACTCATGGAAACCACCGAAGAAGAAACAAGTTtttaa
- the LOC124498648 gene encoding RNA-binding protein 48 — protein MMDDSKTKKIRIINHFEHHERQELCQTRPKYRNGRRQTAIKVFTIADESFYLLIHKVPTLSGVNVGEDLRILCETFGTIEKFELVDYPQQQQQQKESFTNVYMVKYEKIIDAIRAKKRMDDYEFLGSLLHVCYAPEHETIADIRCKLNARKRYVGIKLAQCTNLLKKNK, from the coding sequence atgatggatgattcgaaaacgaaaaaaattcgtatcatcaatcattttgaacATCATGAACGACAAGAATTATGTCAAACACGACCAAAATATCGTAATGGTCGACGACAAACAGCTATCAAAGTTTTCACCATTGCtgatgaatcattttatCTTTTAATACATAAAGTTCCCACATTATCCGGTGTTAATGTTGGTGAAGATCTGAGAATTCTATGCGAAACATTTGGtacaatcgaaaaatttgaattggtCGAttatccacaacaacaacaacaacaaaaagaatcattCACAAATGTTTACATGgttaaatatgaaaaaataatagatGCAATTCGTGCAAAAAAACGTatggatgattatgaatttcTTGGATCATTATTACATGTTTGTTATGCACCTGAACATGAAACTATTGCCGATATTCGTTGCAAATTGAATGCACGTAAACGTTATGTTGGTATAAAATTGGCACAATGTACAAAtttattgaagaaaaataaataa
- the LOC124498645 gene encoding origin recognition complex subunit 5, with the protein MSTNNIVANVETKFLCRHRQIRKLSHFLKLNDIHNIILNGPKSTGKTCITKMLLDQFEYIYLWFDMINLDNSNRFFYDKILQQFKDYLNEKFSNTDNDGDDDDSEFVSKKCLNPIQFIDYMIKLLQIYRQKTSLHDNNKIIIVIDNADILIEENNENLIYLLNNLDQLTGHICPITVIWIFKHHLERLFRLTTDFKMNALQISFEPYEQEELFQLLTQSSLLPKNDTHKLYRTFVNLILKTLTPFENDFPNLNFICHKYFEKYTTPLNDDEIALYNKSGHLYVKFQPYLQEIMDQISGMVINGLNKNVRQFIESMSPSLCYTYVSAYLATYNSTKTDIRFFVRNQRNNRSKKSMNIKDNEIKCPKWFELERSYHIYRAIIDLNEKDYDLRMNLLINDDCEFLRQMANLYDSKILSSKSTQQQWSCSGDSKFQLSQVITDDMILDISAKIDLDINAFLVHRIERSNKQIQL; encoded by the coding sequence atgtcaaccaACAATATTGTTGCCAATGTTGAAACGAAATTTCTTTGCCGCCATCGACAGATAAGAAAATTGTcacattttttaaaattaaacgATATTCATaatatcattttgaatggaCCAAAATCAACCGGTAAAACTTGCATCACAAAAATGTTACtcgatcaatttgaatatatttatcTTTGGTTCGATATGATAAATTTGGATAattcgaatcgatttttttatgataaaaTTCTACAACAATTTAAAGattatttaaatgaaaaattttcaaacaccgacaatgatggcgatgatgatgatagtgaatttgtatcgaaaaaatgtttaaatccaattcaatttattgattatatgaTAAAACTATTGCAAATATATCGACAAAAAACAAGTttacatgataataataaaatcatcatcgttatagATAATGCTGATATTttaattgaagaaaataatgaaaatttaatctaTCTATTGAATAATCTTGATCAATTAACTGGCCACATATGTCCGATTACGgtgatttggatttttaaACATCATTTGGAACGATTATTTCGATTGACCACagatttcaaaatgaatgcatTACAAATATCATTTGAACCATATGAACAGGAAGaactttttcaattattaacacaatcatcattattgcccAAAAATGATACACATAAATTGTATCGAACATTTGTCAATCttatattgaaaacattgacaCCATTTGAGAATGATTTTCCTAAtctaaattttatttgtcataaatattttgaaaaatataccacaccattgaatgatgatgaaatcgcTTTATACAATAAAAGTGGACATTTGTATGTAAAATTTCAACCATATCTACAGGAAATAATGGATCAAATTAGCGGCATGGTCATAAATggtttgaataaaaatgtccGCCAATTTATCGAATCAatgtcaccatcattatgttATACATATGTAAGCGCATATCTTGCCACTtataattcaacaaaaacagacattcgtttttttgttcgtaaTCAACGAAATAATCGTTCCAAGAAATCGATGAATATCAAagataatgaaataaaatgtccAAAATGGTTTGAATTGGAACGTTCATATCATATTTATCGTGCCATaatcgatttgaatgaaaaagattatGATTTACGAATGAATCTATTGATTAACGATGATTGTGAATTCTTACGACAAATGGCTAATCTTTATGATTcgaaaatattatcatcaaaatccacacaacaacaatggtcaTGTTCTGgtgattcaaaatttcagCTATCACAAGTGATTACCGATGATATGATTTTGGATATTTCAGCTAAAATCGATTTAGATATTAATGCATTTCTTGTTCATCGTATTGAACGTAGtaataaacaaattcaattgtaa
- the Sras gene encoding ras converting CAAX endopeptidase Sras, whose product MMSSLLESNIIDNDENYETTTTWKQQSISLLFTIFLSILYPASLYVWRDSARIDRNDPMIIKRNFFSVTIISLISLQLLNLFRQFTRTLPPDSPLMADSTIIINYFIYKHYPNNWNLIADCVIKPMMFIMILFIGPIFCDLNLNNIRNYKIIMNRTSIYNMIQSSYNLSILKILRNLIVAPFTEEFLFRGILIAILSPFWSKLSCILISSTLFALMHTHSCLVRYFINDKYDSDDIIATIIQCIYTGFFGIIAAVHYLSYGHLVTPILLHFFCNLNGLPDFPRILENRLYFHLTIVGFTIWFYYFINLFITLL is encoded by the coding sequence atgatgtcgTCATTATTGGAATCAAAtatcatcgataatgatgaaaattatgaaacaaccacaacatggaaacaacaatcaatttcattgctattcaccatttttctttcaatattATATCCAGCTTCACTTTATGTTTGGCGTGATTCAGCCCGAATTGATCGTAATGATCCAATGATtataaaaagaaatttcttTAGCGTCACAATCATATCGTTGATTTCATTACAATTATTAAATCTATTTCGACAATTCACTAGAACTTTGCCACCAGATTCACCATTAATGGCCGAttcaacaattattattaattattttatttataaacatTATCCAAATAATTGGAATCTTATCGCTGATTGTGTGATCAAACCGATGATGTTCATTATGATTCTATTTATTGGACCAATTTTTTGcgatttaaatttaaataatatacgaaattataaaattataatgaatagAACATCTATATACAatatgattcaatcatcatataatttatcaatattgaaaatattacGAAATCTTATTGTTGCACCATTTActgaagaatttttatttcgcgGTATATTGATCGCCATTCTATCACCATTTTGGTCAAAATTATCATGTATAttgatatcatcaacattatttgcATTGATGCATACACATTCATGTTTGGTACGATAttttattaatgataaatacGATTCGGATGATATTATCGCTACAATTATTCAATGTATTTATACCGGTTTTTTTGGTATTATTGCTGCCGTACATTATCTATCATACGGTCATCTTGTTACACCTATTCTGTTGCATTTCTTTTGTAATCTTAATGGTTTACCAGATTTTCCAAGGATATTGGAAAATCGtctctattttcatttaactATTGTTGGATTTACAATCtggttttattatttcattaatCTATTCataacattattatga